Within the Solirubrobacterales bacterium genome, the region GGAACGAAAACCGTGAGTCTTGGCCCGCTTGCGCTTCTTTGGCTGGTAAGTACGCTTCATAGGAGCCGGGCAGTATAAGCCCAATCCCCGACCGATGCCCCCCGGCCCGGGGCCGGTGAATCGAGGTCACCCGAGCCGTCCTGCCGACGGTACCGGTGAGCGCAGCGAACATCTCCCCCCTCTCAACCCTCGTTGCCCGGTTTCGTTCAGGTTGGTGGTAGGTGGTCTTCCGGGATGCCGGTGAGCGCAGCGAACGCCCATCCCTCACCGTCTTCGAAGTACCGGTGTCCCAGTCGGGGAGGGGGTGCCGGCCCGGGTACCGGTGAGAGAAGCGAACGCCCATCCCTCACCCATCGCAGTACCGGGATCCACGGTCGGGGTGGCTGGCCTGCCGGGGTACCGGTGAGCAACGCGAACGCAAACCCCTCACCACCTTCGCAGTACCGGTGTCCCAGTCGGGGGGGGGGGGGGGGGCGCCCGGGCGAGTGGTGAGCGAAGCGAACGCCTACCCGGCCCGGCACCCTCACCCCGACCCTCACCGCCACAAAGAACTTTTTCTCGCGATTTCCGCAACCGCAAAGCACCCGCCCCGGTCCCGGCGCTATGGTCGAATCGCAGGGACAGAGACCTTCCCGGGACGATCCCCCGAAGGCTCTTTCCGGCAGGCCTCCGAATGAATCCGACCCGAGATAAACCCCGCCCCGAAGCCGAAAAACAGCTTCCCCGTCCGAGGGTCAAGGCTCCCGCTCCCTCCCCGGAAGCCGAGCAGCAGTGGGCCTTGATCCGCGCTGTCCTCAAGACCTCGGTTCCCCGGTCGACCTACCGGATGTGGCTCGCCCCGCTCAGGCCGACCGTGATCCGGGCCGGCACGCTCCATCTCGACGGTCCCGATGCGACCTGCACCTGGGTCGAGCGGCGATTCGCCGATGTCCTGGAGCACGCGATCTCGACCTCCCGAAGCACCGTTGACCGGTTTTCGTTCGAGCCGGCCCAGCCCGAAGCGGTGACGACCTCGGCGATCCCCGCCCCCGCCGCCAATCCGACCCACACCTTTGACCGCTTCGTGATCGGGCCCGGAAACCACCTCGCCCACAGTTCGGCCCTGGCGGTCGCCGAAGCCCCTTCCGAGGCGTACAACCCGCTGTTCCTGCATGGCTCCCCCGGACTCGGCAAGACCCACCTCCTCGGGGCGATCGCCAACTACCTGGAGCAGCAGGTTCCGGAACTCAACGTCCTCTACACGAATGCGGAAACGTTCACGGCCGAGTTCGTCACCTCGCTCCGTCAGGACGGTGCCCAGGAGTTCAAGCGCCGTCACCGCCACCTCGACGTCCTCCTGATCGACGACATCCAGTTCATCGCCGGCAAGACCCGCACCGAGGAGGAGTTCTTCCATACCTTCAACACACTTCACGAAGCGGGAGCCCAGATCGTGATCTCGGCCGACCGGGCCCCGGCCGAGATTTCGGCGCTGGCCGACCGTCTCAGTGACCGGTTCGAGTGGGGTCTGACTGTCCGGCTCGATTCCCCGAATCTCGCAACCCGCCTCACCGTGCTCCGTCATCTTGTTTCCGAGTCCGGCCTCGACGTTCCCGACCAGGAGGCACTCACCCTGCTCGCCCGCCGGGTAGAGAGCAACCTCCGCCAGCTTCGCGGGGCCCTGACCCGGACCCTCGCGGAAGCCTCCCTCAAGGCAGTTCCGGTCACTTCCGATCTGGTCACATCGATCCTCCCTGGCCGCGAGGTCGAACCCCTGCTCCCGGTCACCCCGGAGGCGGTCGCCGAAGCGTCCGCGGCCCAGTACGGTCTTTCGACTGCCGACCTCGAGGGGCGCCGTCGGGATCGCCGCACCAGAGATGCCCGCAACGTCGCGATCTTCCTCACCCGGGAGATGACCGACCTCTCACTCCCCCGAATCGGCCAGATCTACGGGGGTCGTGATCACAGCACTGTGCTCAACTCGGTCCGCCGGGTCGAAGGCTCCCTTGACCAGGACCCGGACCTCACCGCTGCTGTGGAAAGCATCCGGGCGCGAATCCACAGTCCTGCTCCCCCGACATGATTCACAACCGACCCGACTGCGACAATCAACAGGTTCCCCACACCGATCCACACTCAAGGTCGCATCACAAGGCCATTCGATCGGGTTTTCCGTCAGTATCAACAGCCCAACCCCAGTCAAGAAGGTAGTCGGATTTTGAAGTTCGAGGTCAAGAATTCCGAACTGAGTGGAAAGCTCGCTCAGGTTGCCCGCACAGTTGCTTCCGGCGGGGTCAATCCGGCCCTTGGCGGGGTGATGATCGAGGTTGTCGATGGCCGTCTCGCCTTCAGCTCCACCAACGGTGATCTCAGCCTCAGGGTTCCGGTTCACCTCGAGTCTCCGGTCGAGGGTGATGGTCGCGTCCTGCTCCCGGGAAGACTGTTCGCAGACGTCGCCCGCTCCCTTGGGTCGGGACAGTCCCGGTTCGAGTACCGACCGGCCAGTTCGGATGTCGAGCTGGTTTCCGGCAGTTCCAGTTTTCATCTCCGCACCCTTGCCGGCGATGACTTTCCGCCGCTGCCCGGCCCCGACGGGGAGACGATCTCCCTCGGCCGTGAATCGCTGCTGGAGACGATCGATCTGGTCGCGAGGGCGGCCTCCCGTGACGACATGCGTCAGGTTCTCACTTCGGTTCAGG harbors:
- the dnaA gene encoding chromosomal replication initiator protein DnaA; the encoded protein is MIRAVLKTSVPRSTYRMWLAPLRPTVIRAGTLHLDGPDATCTWVERRFADVLEHAISTSRSTVDRFSFEPAQPEAVTTSAIPAPAANPTHTFDRFVIGPGNHLAHSSALAVAEAPSEAYNPLFLHGSPGLGKTHLLGAIANYLEQQVPELNVLYTNAETFTAEFVTSLRQDGAQEFKRRHRHLDVLLIDDIQFIAGKTRTEEEFFHTFNTLHEAGAQIVISADRAPAEISALADRLSDRFEWGLTVRLDSPNLATRLTVLRHLVSESGLDVPDQEALTLLARRVESNLRQLRGALTRTLAEASLKAVPVTSDLVTSILPGREVEPLLPVTPEAVAEASAAQYGLSTADLEGRRRDRRTRDARNVAIFLTREMTDLSLPRIGQIYGGRDHSTVLNSVRRVEGSLDQDPDLTAAVESIRARIHSPAPPT